Sequence from the [Clostridium] scindens genome:
TACCCGGCATGATCCCAAGCGTGGACGACGGATTCATCCTGGATGTCATGGAACAGATGAAGCGTACGGGAAAGCAGTGCATCCTATGCTGCCACACGGAGAATACCCATATCGTAGCCAGGGCGCTTCGGGACGCGAAAGAGAAGTACGGGGAAGGCGCGGACGTAAGAGACTGGATGGAAAGTCATCCGGCGATGGCCGAGGAAGAAGCGGCCATGCGGATCGCTTATCTGGCAGAGAAAAGCCGGACTCCAGTGTACCTTGTACATATCGGCACGAAGGAGGGCATCGAAAAACTGCGGCAGATCAAGCCATTTAACAAATATGTACATATCGAGACGACAAGCCCTTATCTGGCGGTGACCAGCGAGCAGTTTGACGGGCCCCTCTATAAGATGGAGCCGCCGCTTCGAAACCAAGAAGACAAGAACGCGCTCTGGGAGGCGCTGGATGACGGAGTCATCGACACGATCGGAACCGATAATGTATGCGAGAGCAAAGAAGAAAAGCAGCCGGAGCGTTCCATCTGGGACGTGGTTCCGGGATATTCCGTAGTGGAGACGCATCTGGCGTCGGTATTGACGGAAGGCGTGGTAAATAGAGGAATCAACATCGAAAAAATAATCAGCCATATGACAAAATGTCCGGCAGAGACATTTGGCGTATATCCCAAGAAGGGGACGCTGCTGCCGGGAAGCAACGCGGACCTGGTACTCATCGACATGAACGTTACACGGGAAGTACATGCCAAAGACCTGCATTCCCGGTCAGACTTTTCCATCTTT
This genomic interval carries:
- a CDS encoding dihydroorotase, whose product is MGNDIFADYIKNLKQNNESARPAVPYAVGRENVSAGGGSETLDVLKEISQKLTAMQTVREPQTKDQADLAVAGGMVVLPGHGVFKADVYIKDGKIQSLSQGGEVRAAKTIDASGKYVCPGLIDPHVHLGLFAPMETDMASETKAAVMGGITTTGVFFGGPASHFSTFPEIEEQAGRYSYTDIIPHLVIGNEEQMREIPDYARYFGVTSFKVYMNGIPGMIPSVDDGFILDVMEQMKRTGKQCILCCHTENTHIVARALRDAKEKYGEGADVRDWMESHPAMAEEEAAMRIAYLAEKSRTPVYLVHIGTKEGIEKLRQIKPFNKYVHIETTSPYLAVTSEQFDGPLYKMEPPLRNQEDKNALWEALDDGVIDTIGTDNVCESKEEKQPERSIWDVVPGYSVVETHLASVLTEGVVNRGINIEKIISHMTKCPAETFGVYPKKGTLLPGSNADLVLIDMNVTREVHAKDLHSRSDFSIFEGRRLTGWPVMTVKGGSIVMENGMLVADAPSGHMVKR